The Lycium ferocissimum isolate CSIRO_LF1 chromosome 8, AGI_CSIRO_Lferr_CH_V1, whole genome shotgun sequence DNA segment GCAGAAAACTGAGGCTGGTCCTCTGAATTTATAGCCAACAAAGGATAGTGTGAACGGATGCTATTGTGCCTTATCGGAAAAGTCACAACCAATATGTGAAAAGATGCTATTCAAATTGCATCCTTTCTCCTCGTGTCTTTTCAGAAAAACACCTcttcatttcccattcacacGCACAAAACCCAACACTTTCAACTTAGACAAAAAGTTAGAAACTAATAGAAGAGCCACGTGCACACTTTTTGTAACTTACTCTAAAGTAAGGCATCTTAcattaatatatattaaaataaaaaccaTGAAAGTATTATACAATAATTAACCCAAAAGTACATATACTCTATCCCCTGCTTCCAAGAACATCAGTAACCAACAAGAACATAATGAAAGAGGTACAACTGATGACACAGACAGTAATAGCAAGACCAACTGAATGTGCTAAAGTAGCATACATACCAGTACAAAATGCAATCACAACGGCTGACATTGCCAAAAGCTGCAAAAAAGCTGCGATCTTATAAAGTCGCATCACAACACTCAATTCTGTTACAGATATTACACTTGCTGCCATAACGAAGTAAGTAAAAACAGCAGCAGCTGAAGATGTAAAGGCGATGGCATCCGTAACAACAAATGCACGAAATGCTGTTCTTCTTAATAGAATCGCCATCCCTTTATT contains these protein-coding regions:
- the LOC132068040 gene encoding protein ACCELERATED CELL DEATH 6-like; its protein translation is MDPTLDEEARGDERHREKIMQAAQIHLVVATLIMTVTFTAGFTLPGGFESDTNSPNKGMAILLRRTAFRAFVVTDAIAFTSSAAAVFTYFVMAASVISVTELSVVMRLYKIAAFLQLLAMSAVVIAFCTGMYATLAHSVGLAITVCVISCTSFIMFLLVTDVLGSRG